The region CGGGAGAGAGCAACATTCATCCGGCCGGAAGGACGAACACTTTCCAGATACCATGACGAAAATCGGGCTCATCCTCTGCAGAATCGGGCTCCACCGCTGGGGCAGGAAGCGGGGCTACGACGAGTACTCGTCAAACGTCATCGAGTGGGAGCAGCGGTGCGAGCGGTGCGGAACGAGGAAGCGGTGGGTCGAGGTGAAGCGGGACCGCAGGCGCTGACGGCTCAAACGCCGCCTGCGGCACCGGCATCCCGAACCCGCCAACCGCCGTCCGGGACCAGCATCTCGAACCGTGCACCCCTCCCGGTCTCCCCGGTCTCCCGGACGGTAATCCCAGTCGTCGCAAGGACCTCCCGCACGAAGAAGAGGCCGAGACCGGTATTCCTCCCGAAACCACGCTGAAATATCTTTTCTTTCTCGCCGCTCGGTATCCCGGGGCCGTCGTCCTCAACCACGACGACGAGGCTGCCCTCCCGGCGGGAACATCGGAGACTGATCGTCGGGGCCGGTCCTGCATACCTGACCGAATTCTCGAAGATGTTGTAGAAGGCCTTCTCCAGCATAGGATCGGCATAAACCTCGACCCCATCTACCCAGGTAAGAATAGTGAACCCGAGGGCGAGGCTCGCGGCTGCCCTGGCCAAGCACTCGCGGAGGTCCTGATACTCCGGATCCCGGACCCCCAGCCCCTGATAGTCCTGGGTGAATGCAATCTGGCGTTGGATGAACCCGACAGCCCTCTCTTGTCGGTCAAGGTACCCGAGGAGAACCGGATCGGTTGTTTGCTCTCTTGCCAGCGCAAGATAGCCATGGAGGACGGTTAACTGGTTGAGGATGTCGTGCCGGGTGAAGCTTGAGAGCAGGTGCATCTTCCGGTTCGCGGCGATCAAAGCCGCTTCCGTCTGCTTCCGGGCGGTGACGTCCCGGACGATGGCTTGGATGCTGGGCGGGCCTTTCACGTTCAACCGGCTCGCGCTTATCTCCACATCGTACGTCTTCCCGCTTGGCGCGGCGATCTGCCACTCGAAGAACTGCGGCTGTCCGGCATACGCAGCCTCCATTCTCTCGACAGCCCCCGTCAGCGCCGAAACGCCGTCAGGCTGGATGGGACTTGAGAGTTCCCAGGGCGCCTTCCCGATAAGGAGCTCCCTGGTGCACTGGAAGGTCTCAAGGGCTTTTGAGTTGCAGTCGGCGAACCGATCGCCCTCAAAGATGAAGATCGGATCGTTCGCCCCCTCAAAGAGTGTTCGATAGCGCTCCTCCGAGTCCCGCAGCGCCATGACGGCCCGCCGGCGCTCCACCGCCTGCACGACCCAGTGTTCAAGCTCGGCGAATTGCGATCGCGGGTCGCCTCCCTTCTGGACGTAGCCGTCCGCACCGCAGTTGAGCGCCTCCACGACGACCTCCTCGCGGCCGCGCCCGGTAAAGAGGATGAACGGGAGGTCCCCGAAACGCCGCCGGATCTCTTTGAGCAGCCCGATGCCGTTCATATCGGGCATCTGGTAGTCGGCGACGACGGCGTCGTAGTTCTGCTTGCCGAGCAAGGCCAGCGCCTCCCGGCCGGAGGGCACGGTCTCGACGGTAAGCGCACCCGAACGTTCGAGGAACGCCTTAACGATTGCAAGAAAGGCCGGTTCGTCATCGACGTAGAGTACGGAATACCGATCCGTCGGTAACATCTCCAGATCAATTTATGTCGTGAGCGGCTATAAAAATGCGCTGTAAAAAAGGTGATACCCTGATTCAGGGAAGATTTGGCGCACAGGGGGTCCAGGGGAACATCTTCGCCGGAGGGTTAACGGCGTACGCTCTTCCCCACAGAGAAGGCCTTCGCGAGCACCCCGCCAAGCGCGTAGTACTCCTGCCGCATCGAGTCATAGGCGAACGGCCGAATCTTCTCGATATCGGGCTTGCCGTCCGGCCCAAGGACGCTCTCGTCCACCTTGACGTCGAGGATCTCGCCGATGAACTGGGTGTGCACCCCGACCTCGACCGTCTGGAGGAGCCGACACTCGAGGACGACCGGGAACTCCCCGACATACGGCGCGTTCACCTGCTCGGCCTTCACGGGCGAGAGCCCGGTGGCGGCGAACTTATCCGTATCCCGGCCTGAGACGATGCCGAAGTAGTCGGCCTCCTTCACATAGTCGACCGACGGTATGCTGATCGTAAACTCGCGCTCACGCATCAGGTTCTCGTAGGTCTGCCTGACCTTCTGAACCGAGACCGCAACTGCAGGGGGGCGGGACGAGCAGATCCCGCCCCATGCGGCGGCCATGGCATCCGGTCGGCCGTCCGGGCCGTAGGTCCCGATGATCAGGTCGGGGTGGGGATAGAGGAGTGTCCGTGGTCCAATCGATATCTTCGTCATGGACTACGTTTCGTCGCCGGACCCGGATAAACCTTTTCGGGCTCCGGGTTTTTCGGTCACGCAGCGCCCGACGCCCCTGTCTTCCGGTATTGCACCGAGCGATAGAGGAAGTAGCCGACGATGGCGAAGGTCGCTATCGGCGAGAGCCAAGTGGGGATGTTGAACCCGAAACTGTCGGCGAGCATGATCGTCCCGAGCACCAGGATGGAGTACATCGCCCCGTTCTTGAGGAAACAGAAACTCCTGATCCGGTCGACACCCTTGACGGTCAGTTCCCTGACCACGATGGCCCCGATACCGTTCCCTATCAGGATGAGAGGGACCGAGAGAGTGAAGGCGAACGCCCCGATGACGCCGTCGATCGAGAAGGTCGCGTCGAGGACCTCCAGATAGGCGACTTTCGAGAGGTCAGACATCCCCGGTTGTCTCAGCCGGGCCTCCTGCACCTCGGCGTTCTGCCTGAACCCGTGGACGATGAAGAAGGCGGTCGAACCGAGCACGGCCGCGAACCCCATCATGGCGTTGATCTGGAGGGCGAACCAGACAAGGGCGGCAAGCAGGATCGAGACGACCGCGTAGAACCAGACGGCCTGTCTGGAGAAGAACGCTTCGCTCCGGAGCCCGCAGTTCTTCTCCTCCACAAAGAGCCAATGGAAGAAGAGGAAGACAAGGAACGTTCCTCCGAAGATCAGGAGGATCGGGGCCGACTCCTCGATCGCGGCCACGACCGAGGGATCGCTGGAGAAGGTCGCGAGTAGCGCCCCTACGGGCCCGAGCGACGGCGTCGTCGCCCAGACGATCAGCCACGGCAGGAGACCTCGGACCACGAAGACCGCGAAGATCAGGCCCCAGAGGAGGAACCATCTGCGGGCCCTCTCCCCCATCGTCGCGAGGACGTCGGCATTGATGATGGCGTTATCGATGCTTGAGACGATCTCGAAGACCGAGAGACCCGCCACGGTCAGAATAATCAGTAGCCAGTCCATTTTTTGTAGTACACGATCTCTCCGTGATCGCATATAAGGAAATGAGTCCGGCCCGACCGGGGGTTATGTTCATATATCATATCCGGCATGATTCAGCCGTCAACGGAGGAAACGTATATGGGACTTGTGAAGTGCTGCCGTGAACAGGTCGTCGCCGTCTCGCCGGACACGCCGGCGGTGGAGGTGGCGAGGATTATGGGAGAGAAGAACGTCGGAAGCGTCGTCATCGTCAGCGGCGACAACCGGCCCGTCGGGGTGATCACCGACCGCGACCTGACGGTCAGGGTCATGGCGCAAGAGAAGAATCCCGGCGAGGTGCGGGCTGGGGATATCGTGACCAGGGACGTGATCACGTTCCGAGACAGCATGGGAGTCTACGAGGCCATCCAGAAGATGACCGCCGAAGGCATCCGAAGAATGCCGGTCATCGACGATGCCGGGAAACTGATCGGGATCGTCACCATGGACGATATTGTCCGCATGCTGGGCGAGGAGATGGCCGCTATCGCAAAGAACATCGAGAAGCAGAGCCCGCCCATGCAGAGAGAGGCCCCGCCGATACCCATGTGAGGGAGGGGCCGGCGCCCCTGTTTTTTCGGGCGGGGCTCTCCCGCCCCTACCCGGTGGCGAAGGCGATGACCTCCCCGGACTGGTTCATCGACCCCTCCATCGCCCGGATCATCTCCTCCCATGTCGCCCCGGGCGCGAGTGCAAGGTCGAGGTCGAGCGCATAAACCCTGAAGAGGTAGGCCTCGGCCTCTCCGGCCTCGGGGCAGGGGCCCCGGTAACCGATGGTGCCGAAGTCGTTCGTCCCCTGCACGGCATGGAGGGGCGACTCCACCACACCTTCGCCCGGAAACCCCTCAGGGATCAGCGGGACGGCGGGGAGGTTCCAGAGGACCCACGCTACCTTCGACGGCCCATCCTCGGGGCTCGTCGTCGCGAGAACCGCAAGCGATTTGATGTTCGGCAGGATCCCCTCCACCCGGATGGGAGGCGACCGGTTCGCTCCCTTGCAGGTGTAAACCGCAGGGAACTCCTCGAAGTCCAGTTTTAATGTCAGTCTAGGCATCGTATCGGGCTCCGTCGATAGTCCCGTTCTTGGGCCAAAGTATAAAAAAGGTTTGCGCGGTCACCGAGAGTACACGGCGACGGTTTGGCCGAACTGGAGGATGTGGCCCCGCATGGCGTCGATGAGGTCGTGCTTGCCGGCACCGGCCGGCACCTCGAGCATAGCATCGAGCCCGTAGACCTTGAAGAAGCACTGGTGCGTCTCCCCCCTCGGCGGACAGGGGCCGCGCCACCCGAGGGTTCCGTAATCGTTCGTCCCCTGCACGGCATCCACCGGGGCCGTCACGACGCCCTGCGGCGGGATGCCTTCCGGGATCACGGGTGCCGGCGCGAGGTTCCAGATGATCCAGGTAGTGAACGAACACCCCGGTTCAAAAGGGTTCAGGGCAAAGACCGCCATCGACTGCGCCTCTGGGGTGAACCCCCGGACCCTCAGTTCGGGAGAGAGGTCGGGGCCGTCGCAGGTGTTCCAGACCGGAAGCTCCGCCGAGCGGAGAGAGACGATCAATCTGCCGATTCCGGGGCCCATACAGGGGTTCTCGGTGCAGGAAGATAAAAAGGTTATGGGGGCCGGGACCTGGTCTCCGGCGGGACCGCGAGCACCTTCTCGCGGGCGTAGGTTGCCGTCGTCTCACCGTAGCCGGTGGCGGAGGTTGCGAGCGCATCCTCCAGTTCAACCCGTTCGGCGCCCGGCGGGAGGTCGAGTTCCCTCCCCACGCCAAAGACCCTGATGAAGAAGCGATGCAACACGCCCTTCGGCGGGCAGGGGCCGGCGTAGCCTATCCTCCGGAAGTCGTTCCTTCCTTGGACGGCAGAGACCGGGTGAGATGGGCGGGGTTCCCGAAGAATGCCCTCCGGGATCTCGCCCGTCGACGGTATGTTCCAGGCAAGCCAGTGCGTGAACGTGCCCCGCGGGGCGTCAGGGTCGTCCATGATGACCGCGAGGTAGGGTGCATCCGACCCGGAAACCCTGATCCGCGGGGAGATATCGTCCCCGTCGCAGGTATGCTTCGGGGGAAACCGGTCGAAACCGATCTCGACGGTCAGGTTCTGCATGCTCGATTCTCCTCCGGCACCTCCGTGGGGAGGGTCGTATATACCCGTTGCGGTGTGGGATCGGGCCTAGCACCGAGGCCGGATCTCGGCCGCTCTCCCGTATGCCGCCACCGCCTCGCCGTACGCCCGGATCGCGTCCGTCATGGCGCGCCCGAGGTCGACACGATCGGCTCCGGGTGGCAGATCGAGCGGTTCGGCGAGCCCGTAGACCCGGAAGAGGTAGCGGTGGGACTCGCCCCGCAACGGACAGGGGCCACGGTAGCCGATGGTGCCGAAGTCGTTCGTCCCCTGCACCGCGCCGACCGGCTCCGAGAGAATCCCTTCTGCCGGGAGGCCTGCCGGGATCGTCTCCGCAGCCGGAATGTTCCAGATGAGCCAGTGGGTGAGCGTGCCTCGGAAGGCGTCGGGGTCCTCCATGACGACCGCGAGGTACGGCGTCCTCGCACCCAATATCCTGAACCCAGGCGAGGTATCGGCGCCGTCACAGGTGTGTTCCGGGGGGAAGATGCCAAAACCCAGTATGACGTTGAGGGGTTCCATCCCTGTGCCCCCGCATCAGAAGAGCCCCATGTCCCGGGCTTGGATCAGCAGTTCCTCTACCTCCTGATCAGTGATGTCGTGCCACCGCTCGTACGCCTGCGCCACCGCGAAGATGCGGCTGGTCCTGATGTTCGGGCAGACGACGAGATCCGCCTTCTCGGCGATGAAGTTGACGGCGTGGAGCGACCCGGTGGGGACCGCCACGACGACCTGGCGGGGGGACTCGGCCCGGGCAGCCTCCACGGCGGCAAGCATCGTATACCCGGTTGCGAGACCGTCGTCGATCAGGATCGCGGTCCGGCCCGAGAGCCCCGGACCCTGCCGGCCGCCGGCGAACTTCTGTATCCGCTCCTCCACGTTCTTCTTGGCCTTCGCGACCGCCGCATTCACCTCCGCCTCCGAGAGGTCGAGCCCGGCCATGAGAGCACGGTTCAGGAAGACCCGTCCGTCCCAGGTCACGGCGCCGAACCCTGCCTCGGGGTTCCAGGGGATCTGCACCTTCCGCACCACCGCCATCCGGAGCGGGGCCTTGAGCGCCCGTGCCACCTCAAGCCCCGGCGGCACCCCCCCGGCAGGGATGGCGCAGACCACCGCATCCCCGATCGTCTCCAGCGGCGAGAGGATCGCCGCGAGTTGCCTCCCGGCATCGGTCCGGTCCTCAAAAACACCGAGCCTATCCCGTATTCCTCTATCCTCAATGATCCGGCCCGTATCCAGCATAGGTCCGCATCTACTGCGCAGAGATATTAACATCTTCCGGTGAGCAGTCGTCCTCCCGGAGAAGCGATACCAATAACCCTCCGGAGATCGATGATCAAGCGGTAGATGATGCAGAGAGACAGACCGGAGGAGGCGCCGATGACGGCAACCGATGCGGTGGTGCTGTATACCGACGGCGCGTCCCGAGGAAACCCAGGGGACGCCGCATGGGCGTACGTGATCGTGCGAGGCGGGGCCGTCGCCGCCAGTTCTTCCGGATACATCGGGACGGCGACCAACAACGTGGCCGAGTATCACGCCGTCATCAACGGTCTTCGCGCCGCCCAAGCGTTCACCCAAGGGAGGCTCAAGGTCAGGTCGGACTCGGAACTGGTCGTGCGCCAGCTCACCGGCCGGTACCGCATCACAAAAGAGCACCTGGCCGACCTCGCCGATGAGGTGCGGCGGCTGATGCGCAACTTCTCGGAGGTCGGGTTCGAGAGCGTGCCGAGGGAGCACCCCTGTATCCAGCTCGCCGACCGCCTCTGCAACGAGAGACTGGATACGGAGAGGCGGGGCAGACATGAGTGAGATCGAGTGCATCCCTATCGGCGTCGTCCGGTCGCCCTACCGGGAGCGGGGCGATGCACCTCGGCAAGGGCGGCTCGCGGCCGAGACCGTCGCGGAGATCCATGTCTACGACGCCTACGTCCCGGGGCTTGAAGACGTGGAGCGGAGCAGCCACCTCATCGTGCTCTACTGGCTCGACCGGGCGGAGCGAGGGCTGCTCTTCGCAAAACCTCCGGGGGAGACCCGGTCTCGGGGGGTCTTCTCCACCCGCTCGCCGGCCCGGCCGAACCCGATCGGGTTTGGGATCGTCGACCTGGTCAGGCGCGACGGCGGCGTCCTGGTGGTCAGGGGGCTCGACGCACTCGACGGGACGCCGGTGCTCGACATCAAGCCCTACTCCCCGGAGATCGACTGCATTCCCGAAGCGACGGGCGGGTGGCATATCAAGAAATAAGCCGGGTTCAGGGGAAGGGACCGCTTTTAGGTTCTTGGACCCCATCACGGCGCCTCTCAGGAACGATACTCCGGAGGCCGAACGGGGGAATTTGCCATCAACTATACCTTTTTGTGACGCTTACCGTTAATATATAGTAACTCCAGACCATCCTTATAAGAAGGATACAATACCGCGGAGGATATTTCTGATGGCTCAAACAAACGAACCGAATACATGCACCGGGAACTGCGCCGGCTGCCCGTCTACGACCAAATGCGAGGACCCAAGAAACGTGGGCGCCCCAAAGGGCCTCCCCCCGAAGGCAGATATCAGCGTGAAGCACGTCGTCCTTGTCCTCTCCGGAAAAGGAGGGGTCGGGAAGAGCACGGTATCGGCAAACCTCGCCTACTCCCTCGCCAACCGCGGCTATAACACGGGTCTTATCGACCTCGACATCCACGGCCCCGACATCCCGAAGATGCTCGGCGTCGAGGACGCCCGCCTCCAGTCGTACGACGGGAAGGTCATCGAGCCGGTCAGGGTCACCGGCAACCTTGCGATCGTCTCCATGGCGTTCCTGCTCCCCGAGCGCAACACTCCCGTGATCTGGCGCGGGCCGATGAAGATGACCGTCATCAAGCAGTTTTTAGAAGACGTCAACTGGGGCGACCTCGATTACCTGGTCGTCGACCTCCCGCCGGGCACCGGCGACGAAGCCCTCACCATCGCCCAACTCGCCCCGAACATCGCCGGAGCGGTCATCGTCACCACCCCGCAGGAAGTAGCGATCCTCGACTCGAGCAAGGCGGCCGAGTTCATCAAGAAACTCGAGCTCCCGGTCCTCGGAATCGTGGAGAACATGAGCGGGTTTGTCTGCCCCCACTGCAAGGAGGAGATCGACATCTTCGGCAAAGGCGGTGGAGAGAAAGAGGCAAAAGAACTCGGTGTGCCCTTCCTCGGGGCCATCCCGCTCGACCCCGAGATGCGGAAGGCGGCGGACGAAGGCAGGCCCTTCATCATCCGTCATGCCGGGGACAACCCGACCTGGAAGAGTTTCGATGCCATCATGGAATCCCTTGTGAAGCAGATCGAGGAGTAATATGGAGTATTCACGGATTCTTGCCGGCCAGGAGGACCCCCTCCCGGTATTTGCGAAGATCGTCGAGGCGCTCGAGAACTTCGAGGAGTTCCCCTTCCTGCTGGAGTCCGTCTACCGCGAGGCATCGGAACTCGACGACGAGGACCTCGACCGCCTGCGGTTCGGCCTCGTCCGCCTGCAGGTCTACGCCGACATCCACCGCTACGAGGACATGGAGGCGACGCAGCACATGAAGTACGTGGCCTCCGTGCTCGAACGGATACTCTTCGGCAGGCTCCTCCTCGAGGGCGAAGAGGCGGGCGGCAGGCAGCAGTGCTGCTAGCCCGGCCGGCGGGGAAAATCCGGAGAGTATCTTTTTTTCATCTGCCCGAGGCCCGCGCACCAGTACGCGAGCCGCCTCCAAAAAAAGAGATTAATATGTCGCGAGATACCGGTCGAGTTCCCAGGGGTGGACCGTCGTCCGGTAGGACTCCCACTCGGCTTCCGTAACGCTCGTGAGCGCCTCAACGACATGGGGGCCGAGCGCCCGGCAGACGAGGTCGTCGGCGAGCAGGGCCTGGTGGGCGGCGTAGAGGTCCCCGGGAAGCGTCTCGATCCCGGAGCGGTCCCGCTCTTCCGGCGTCATATGGTAGATGTTCTTATCGACGCCCGCCGGGGGTTCGATCCCCTCCCGGACTCCCTCCATCCCGGCGGTGAGCATCGCGGCGAAGGTGAGGTAGGGGTTGCAGGTCGGGTCGGGGCTGCGGAACTCGACCCGGGTGCTGTTGCCGCGCGGCGTCGGCACCCTGACGAGAGCCGAGCGGTTGCCGGCGCTCCAACTGATGTAGCAGGGGGCCTCATAGCCGGGGACGAGCCGTTTGTAGGAGTTGATCGTCGGATTTGCGACCCGGGTGACGGCCTTTGCGTGCCGGAGGAGGCCGCCGATGAAATGCATGCAGGTCTCGGAGAGCTGCAGGGGCGCGTCCGGGTCGTAGAACGCGTTCTTGCCGTCTTTTTCGAGCGAACAGTTGGTGTGCATCCCGCTCCCGCATATGCCGTAGATCGGCTTTGCCATGAAGGATGCGTGCAGGCCGCGCATCAGCGCCATCGTCTTGACCGCGAACTTGAAGGTGATGACGTTGTCCGCCGTATGGAGGGCGTCGCTGTACTTGAAATCGATCTCGTGCTGGCTCTCGGCCACCTCGTGGTGCGACGCCTCGATCTCGAACCCCATCTCGGTGAGGGCGATGATGATCTCGCGCCTGACATCCTCGGCCAGGTCGGTCGGCGCGAGGTCGAAGTAGCCGCCGACGTCCTGGAACTGCGTGGTCGGCTTGCCGTCGATCATCCGGAAGAGGAAGAACTCCAGTTCCGGGCCGGTGTTGAAGATGTACCCGTCCCGCGCCGCATCCTCCATCGCCCGCCGCAACACGTAGCGTGGGTCGCCCTCGAAGGGTTTGCCGTTCGCCTTGTAGACGTCGCACATAAAGCGCGCCACCGTGTACTCCTGCGGCCGCCAGGGCAGGAGGGTGTAGGTGGAGAGGTCGGGTCGAAGCACCATATCCGACTCCTCGATCCGGACGAACCCCTCGATCGACGACCCGTCAAACCCGATACCGCCGGTCAGTGCTTTCTCCGCCTGCTTCACCGGGATGGCGACGTTCTTGGGCATGCCGAGGAGGTCGGTGAACTGGAGACGGAGGAATCGGACGTTATCCTGTTCGATGCGTTCAAGCATCGCAGAAGTGGCATCGCGGGACATGTGGAAGTCTACTTCTATCCGATGGAATAAATACCTATTGTCACAAATATAATCGAGCAGAACTACAGAAAAAACGTTAACAGGACGTTATTCACCGAGGTTACAATGTGCGGCATATTTGGTGTAATGGATAAGAGGCGCCAGATGATGGATGGTTCCGGCATCCGGCAGGCCCTCTCCATGATGAACGAGCGCGGCAGCGGCGAGGGGGCGGGGTACGTCGCCTACGGCATATACCCCGACTACCGGGACTGCTACGCGCTTCACGTCTTCTTCGACAACGCCCGTGAGAGTAAAGCGGCTGTCGACACAACCCTGGAGCAGTGGGGGACGATCGAGCACGACGAGGCGATCCCCACCTACGACCAGCCGAACCTCCGGGCAACCTGCACCCCCTGGCGCTACTTCTTCAAGCCCGACCCCTCCCTCGCGCCAGGGAGCGCATCGCCGGAGAAAGAGATCATCACGAACCTTGTGATGCAGATCAATGCGGGCGCAAACGGCGCCGAGATCGTCTCGTCCGGGAAGAACGTCGGGGTCTTCAAGGCCGGAAGCTCCAGAGGAGCTGAAGGAGCCGGAGGAGCCGGCAGCCGGCCTGAGGCCGTGGCCGACTACTACCGGATCGAGGACTACGAGGGCTACATCTGGCTCGCGCACAACCGCTACGCGACGACGAGCCCCGAGAAGTGGGAGCGGCCCGACCCGTTCAACCTGCACGACTGGAGCGTCGTGGAGAACGGAAAGACCACCACCTACGGCGCCAACCGGCGCTACATCGAGAGTTTCGGGTACAACTGCTCGACCTCCACCGACAGCGAGGTCATCGCGTACCTAATCGACCTCTTGGTGCGGCGGCACGGCCTCGACATCAACCTCGCCGTCCGGGCGCTCGCCCCGCCGTACTGGGAGGAGATCGACCGGATGCCCGAAGCCGAGCAGAAATTATGCCGCGCCCTTCGGTTCGCCTACGGCTCCGCGACGATGAACGGGCCGTTCACCGTCGTTGCCGCGAACCCCAATATGATGGTCGGGTTCACCGACCGGGGCAAACTCCGGCCGATGGTCGTCGGCGAGTGCGGCGACCGCCTCTACATAGCAAGCGAAGAGTCGGCAATCCGCGCCATGGAACCCGGAGTCGAGTCGATCATG is a window of Methanoculleus sp. 7T DNA encoding:
- the tsaA gene encoding tRNA (N6-threonylcarbamoyladenosine(37)-N6)-methyltransferase TrmO, with translation MSEIECIPIGVVRSPYRERGDAPRQGRLAAETVAEIHVYDAYVPGLEDVERSSHLIVLYWLDRAERGLLFAKPPGETRSRGVFSTRSPARPNPIGFGIVDLVRRDGGVLVVRGLDALDGTPVLDIKPYSPEIDCIPEATGGWHIKK
- a CDS encoding ATP-binding response regulator, with the protein product MLPTDRYSVLYVDDEPAFLAIVKAFLERSGALTVETVPSGREALALLGKQNYDAVVADYQMPDMNGIGLLKEIRRRFGDLPFILFTGRGREEVVVEALNCGADGYVQKGGDPRSQFAELEHWVVQAVERRRAVMALRDSEERYRTLFEGANDPIFIFEGDRFADCNSKALETFQCTRELLIGKAPWELSSPIQPDGVSALTGAVERMEAAYAGQPQFFEWQIAAPSGKTYDVEISASRLNVKGPPSIQAIVRDVTARKQTEAALIAANRKMHLLSSFTRHDILNQLTVLHGYLALAREQTTDPVLLGYLDRQERAVGFIQRQIAFTQDYQGLGVRDPEYQDLRECLARAAASLALGFTILTWVDGVEVYADPMLEKAFYNIFENSVRYAGPAPTISLRCSRREGSLVVVVEDDGPGIPSGEKEKIFQRGFGRNTGLGLFFVREVLATTGITVRETGETGRGARFEMLVPDGGWRVRDAGAAGGV
- a CDS encoding YbhB/YbcL family Raf kinase inhibitor-like protein, with amino-acid sequence MEPLNVILGFGIFPPEHTCDGADTSPGFRILGARTPYLAVVMEDPDAFRGTLTHWLIWNIPAAETIPAGLPAEGILSEPVGAVQGTNDFGTIGYRGPCPLRGESHRYLFRVYGLAEPLDLPPGADRVDLGRAMTDAIRAYGEAVAAYGRAAEIRPRC
- a CDS encoding YbhB/YbcL family Raf kinase inhibitor-like protein; protein product: MQNLTVEIGFDRFPPKHTCDGDDISPRIRVSGSDAPYLAVIMDDPDAPRGTFTHWLAWNIPSTGEIPEGILREPRPSHPVSAVQGRNDFRRIGYAGPCPPKGVLHRFFIRVFGVGRELDLPPGAERVELEDALATSATGYGETTATYAREKVLAVPPETRSRPP
- a CDS encoding ribonuclease HI family protein, which translates into the protein MMQRDRPEEAPMTATDAVVLYTDGASRGNPGDAAWAYVIVRGGAVAASSSGYIGTATNNVAEYHAVINGLRAAQAFTQGRLKVRSDSELVVRQLTGRYRITKEHLADLADEVRRLMRNFSEVGFESVPREHPCIQLADRLCNERLDTERRGRHE
- a CDS encoding CBS domain-containing protein, whose product is MGLVKCCREQVVAVSPDTPAVEVARIMGEKNVGSVVIVSGDNRPVGVITDRDLTVRVMAQEKNPGEVRAGDIVTRDVITFRDSMGVYEAIQKMTAEGIRRMPVIDDAGKLIGIVTMDDIVRMLGEEMAAIAKNIEKQSPPMQREAPPIPM
- a CDS encoding flavin reductase family protein — encoded protein: MTKISIGPRTLLYPHPDLIIGTYGPDGRPDAMAAAWGGICSSRPPAVAVSVQKVRQTYENLMREREFTISIPSVDYVKEADYFGIVSGRDTDKFAATGLSPVKAEQVNAPYVGEFPVVLECRLLQTVEVGVHTQFIGEILDVKVDESVLGPDGKPDIEKIRPFAYDSMRQEYYALGGVLAKAFSVGKSVRR
- a CDS encoding DUF475 domain-containing protein, with the protein product MDWLLIILTVAGLSVFEIVSSIDNAIINADVLATMGERARRWFLLWGLIFAVFVVRGLLPWLIVWATTPSLGPVGALLATFSSDPSVVAAIEESAPILLIFGGTFLVFLFFHWLFVEEKNCGLRSEAFFSRQAVWFYAVVSILLAALVWFALQINAMMGFAAVLGSTAFFIVHGFRQNAEVQEARLRQPGMSDLSKVAYLEVLDATFSIDGVIGAFAFTLSVPLILIGNGIGAIVVRELTVKGVDRIRSFCFLKNGAMYSILVLGTIMLADSFGFNIPTWLSPIATFAIVGYFLYRSVQYRKTGASGAA
- the glnA gene encoding type I glutamate--ammonia ligase, producing MSRDATSAMLERIEQDNVRFLRLQFTDLLGMPKNVAIPVKQAEKALTGGIGFDGSSIEGFVRIEESDMVLRPDLSTYTLLPWRPQEYTVARFMCDVYKANGKPFEGDPRYVLRRAMEDAARDGYIFNTGPELEFFLFRMIDGKPTTQFQDVGGYFDLAPTDLAEDVRREIIIALTEMGFEIEASHHEVAESQHEIDFKYSDALHTADNVITFKFAVKTMALMRGLHASFMAKPIYGICGSGMHTNCSLEKDGKNAFYDPDAPLQLSETCMHFIGGLLRHAKAVTRVANPTINSYKRLVPGYEAPCYISWSAGNRSALVRVPTPRGNSTRVEFRSPDPTCNPYLTFAAMLTAGMEGVREGIEPPAGVDKNIYHMTPEERDRSGIETLPGDLYAAHQALLADDLVCRALGPHVVEALTSVTEAEWESYRTTVHPWELDRYLATY
- a CDS encoding YbhB/YbcL family Raf kinase inhibitor-like protein yields the protein MPRLTLKLDFEEFPAVYTCKGANRSPPIRVEGILPNIKSLAVLATTSPEDGPSKVAWVLWNLPAVPLIPEGFPGEGVVESPLHAVQGTNDFGTIGYRGPCPEAGEAEAYLFRVYALDLDLALAPGATWEEMIRAMEGSMNQSGEVIAFATG
- a CDS encoding phosphoribosyltransferase — protein: MLDTGRIIEDRGIRDRLGVFEDRTDAGRQLAAILSPLETIGDAVVCAIPAGGVPPGLEVARALKAPLRMAVVRKVQIPWNPEAGFGAVTWDGRVFLNRALMAGLDLSEAEVNAAVAKAKKNVEERIQKFAGGRQGPGLSGRTAILIDDGLATGYTMLAAVEAARAESPRQVVVAVPTGSLHAVNFIAEKADLVVCPNIRTSRIFAVAQAYERWHDITDQEVEELLIQARDMGLF
- a CDS encoding YbhB/YbcL family Raf kinase inhibitor-like protein, with protein sequence MGPGIGRLIVSLRSAELPVWNTCDGPDLSPELRVRGFTPEAQSMAVFALNPFEPGCSFTTWIIWNLAPAPVIPEGIPPQGVVTAPVDAVQGTNDYGTLGWRGPCPPRGETHQCFFKVYGLDAMLEVPAGAGKHDLIDAMRGHILQFGQTVAVYSR
- a CDS encoding Mrp/NBP35 family ATP-binding protein — its product is MAQTNEPNTCTGNCAGCPSTTKCEDPRNVGAPKGLPPKADISVKHVVLVLSGKGGVGKSTVSANLAYSLANRGYNTGLIDLDIHGPDIPKMLGVEDARLQSYDGKVIEPVRVTGNLAIVSMAFLLPERNTPVIWRGPMKMTVIKQFLEDVNWGDLDYLVVDLPPGTGDEALTIAQLAPNIAGAVIVTTPQEVAILDSSKAAEFIKKLELPVLGIVENMSGFVCPHCKEEIDIFGKGGGEKEAKELGVPFLGAIPLDPEMRKAADEGRPFIIRHAGDNPTWKSFDAIMESLVKQIEE